From Triticum aestivum cultivar Chinese Spring chromosome 7B, IWGSC CS RefSeq v2.1, whole genome shotgun sequence:
AAAGGCTGGAATGCTAATTATGAAGCTGCTCAGAACAGAGAGAAACAACAGCTGGTTGCTGAATATAATATTCTAGATATAGAATCTGAGAGTAAAATCCTCTCCCCTCCTTCTAAAAGTAAGATGGACAAGATTGCCTCTGATCTCCAAAAAATATGGAAACTAGAGGAAATCAAGTCCAGACAGAGATCCAGGGATAGAAACATTTTAGAGGGAGGAAGAAACACTGCTTACTTTCATGCTATTGCTAACcataggaggaggaagaagcaggtaGACCTGCTTGTGGGACCAGATGGCCCTGTAGAATCAACTAGTGATATGATGGATATTGTTGTTGATTACTACAAGACCCTATTTGGCAAGGAAGATACCCTAGATATTTCTTTGGATGAAGATTTTTGGGACCCTTCTGAAAAAGTTTCTGAGGATCACAATAAGATCCTAGAAACTGATATCACTGAAGAAGATGTGAGGAAGACAGTTTTTGGGTCCTATGCTGAGGGGGCTCCAGGCCCTGAtggttttcctttccttttctacCAACATTTCTGGTCAACCATTAAAGATGACCTTATGTTGTTGGTGGAGGCTTGGAATCAGGGGTCTTTAGATTTatatagattgaatttttctttgTTAACTCTCATCCCAAAGGAACCTGGGGCTGACACCATTCAAAAATTTAGACCAATTGCTTTGTCCAATTGTAGCTTCAAAATTTTTGCTAAGTGTTTGGCCAATCAACTAGGGGACATTGGGGATGATATTATTTCACAAAACCAAACTGCTTTTATTAAAGGCAGATATATTGTTGAAAGTGTGGTGACAGCTCATGAAATTATTCATGATGCTGTGACACATGACAAAGAAGGGTTTGTCTTTAAGTTAGACTATGAGAAGGCATATGATAGAGTTAGTAAAGAGTTCCTATTGAAAGTTATGTATCAAAGGGGTTTTAGCCCCAAGTGGATGAGGAAAGTTGAATCCATTTTGTACAAAGGTTTTGTGGGAGTTAGGATCAATGATTGTAACAGTGAGTTTTTTGAGACTTTTAAAGGTGTGAGACAGGGTGACCCTGCCTCCCCTCTGCTCTTTAACCTAGTAGCAGATGTGTTTAGTAGGATGCTTAATAAAGCAGCAAAGAGTAACATGTTGACTGGGTTGATGACCAATCTATTTCCACAGGGGGTAACAAgtctgcaatatgcagatgataccctcCTCTTTATTGATAACAACCTGGTCTCAGCTAGAAATTTAAAATGGCTCCTATCCTGCTTTGAACATATGTCTGGGCTTAGAATAAACTTTCATAAATGTGATCTAATCCCTATTAATGTTCAAGAGGAGGAAACCCATAAGGTAGCTCAAGCCCTGTCCTGTGGTTTGGGGTCCTTTCCTCTCAAATATTTGGGTTTTCCCCTTCATTACACCAAGTTGAGGAGGGAAGATCTACAACCAGTAATTGATAAGGTGTTGAAGAGGGCTGCTGGCTGGAGAGGTAGATTATTAGGTTATGAGAAGAAGTTGGTTCTAGTTCAATCTTGTTTAGCTAGTATTCCCACCTATCTGATGAGCATGATCAAATTCCCCAAATGGGCTGTCAATTTGATCAACTCGCGGATGGCCCACTGCTTTTGGGACAATTATGAGGGTCACCATAAGTACCATCTTGCCAACTGGGGCTTGGTGACCCAGAAAAAACAATTTGGAGGCTTAGGGATTCCCAATATTGCTAAGATGAACTTAAGTCTACTAGCCTCCTGGGTTTATAAATTTCATAATGGTGATAGTAAGATGTGGAAGCAGATTGTTGGCTTTAAATATAGAGCCAATAATCCCAATATATTCTCCTGCCCTGATTCTAACTCTTCCCCTTTTTGGAAAGGGGTGTTATGGGCTGCTAAAGCAGCCAAGCAAGGGTATCAATGGAAGGTGGGCAATGGGAAGAGAGTTAAATTTTGGGAAGATCATTGGTTTGGGTCCTGTAGCTTGGCTATTCAGTTTTGGGAATTGTATGGTATTGCTAATGAGCATAATCAAGCTATTGCTGACCTTTGGGATGGTAGTAACCTTAAGATCACTTTTAGGAGATGTTTTGATAACAGATTGCTTCTCCTGTGGTAGACCTGCTGAATATTGTGCAATCTGTTACTTTCAATGATGATGAGGATGCATTAATCTGGAAGCTGGAGGCGGGTGGTGCTTATTCTGTTAGATCTATGTATGCCATGGTCAATTTTAGGGGCATTAGCCCAGTTCATATTCCTGACATTTGGAAAATTCATGTCCCTCCCAATATCCACATTTTTTATGGCTGCATGCTCATAATAAAATTTTGGTTAGGGAGAACCATGCTAAGAGACAAAATTTAAATGATTTGACTTGCTTGTTCTGCTCTGATGGTGAGAATATAAATCACCTATTCTTTAAATGTGTGGTAGCCATGGAAATTTGGAGAAACATCCATTTCATTTTAGGTTACTCACATATGCCTGCCCTGAATAAAGTGGCAGAAATGTGGAGTAGACATAATAACTTGCAAGCTGAAAATCTGGTTATTTCAGCTACTCTCTGGGCTATCTGGAGATGCATAAATGACCTGTGTTTTAACAACACAATTTGGATGGGTGTGCAGGTGGTTCTGAGAAAGATTGCAGGATACTGCAGCATCTGGAAGATCCTGTGCAAAGAGGTGGCAAGAGAGCGCGTGGAGGAGATTACTGTAGCTATCTGGGAGGCTGCAAGAAAACCACCGATGCTGCTAGATAGAGTTTTCCGAAGAAACCTGCTAGTGGAGGAAGGCCTCCTAGGGATAAGAGACATAGGGCTAAAGAGAGAGCCAAAAAAGGATCTTTCTTGTATAATCCTGCATAATCTCGAATGTTATCAGTTCCGGTACGTAGACCAAATAATACAATGCAAGCAAAAGTTCCTAGATTCATGGAGATATAGAATAACGGGTCCCATCTCTCTCCAAACCTAACGTGGTAGTTTCCCATCATAAGGCTTTCCATCTATAGATTGAGCCATTACCCACCAAGGATCCCATTCGTTCAGAACTCAGTCGACTGCTTCTATAGATAAGGCGGAACGTCCTTAGTTCAGCATTATAGCACAGAGCCAGGCTGAAGAGGAACGAACTGTGGCTGCAATACTCCATGCAGAAGATGGGAGGCTGGATGGACATGGGTTTTTAAACCTGGTGTCCCTACTGTGGTTTGGAGGGTGGCCAGTCCGTTTTTCTGTTAATGAACCTTTTCTTGCCTGGTAGTCTTCAACTGTCTTAGTGTTTTCATAAAAAGTCTTGGGATGTTTGTGCCGAAGAGATGTTTCAATCTTCTCCCGCGGTCTGTAACTGATTTTGCACTCTGTGGTTTCGTTTTCTTAATGGAAATGGAGCCGGGGCAAGAGCCCTTTTCATCTAAAAAAGTCACAGCAGCACTACGACAACCTCGACGTCGATGAGAAGCAGCTCGACGACCGGCAGTTCGACGAGCTGTGTCAGCGATATGGGCCCTCTCATCTTTCTGGCTGCCGCCAGCGGGTGGCCACCGCGCCGGCCGTTGCTCAAAAGACGATCCTCGAGATCCGTTTCGACAAGGGCTACCCGGAGTTCTCCGACGAACTAGTGTCTCTCGATTGAACGAAATTAGGATGTCAACGAAAGTTACAGTCCATAGGAATTAATTAAAAGTTGCAATTGGAGTTTATGATTTGTGGAATTATAAAGAACTCAAAAattatttcaaaaatgtttttgtacTCAATTTTAAAAGTCACCGTGTTTTCATTAGTTGAAATTGTCCCCCTCTTTTTTATCAAAAGGATAAGTTGTATTATGTGATGTTGATCTACATTCAAAAAATCCTTTCGAGGGGGTCTACCGAAGCATACTTCTTTTCAAAACATCAATTGGTCATTCTTTCTGTCAAATGTACTAGTATGAATTTTGCTACAAAACCATCTTACGCAATAGATTAATATTTTGGTGTGGCCATTAAGCGTTGATACTCCTGACATTAGTGGTGTTGCGGAACAACAACAAACACATTTGTTGTCCGTACACAATGGTCAGTTCGAATTCCGGCTTTGTATGTATACTACCTTTACACTTGAAGATTTAACAAACGCCACAATAGCGTTATTTAGTGATACTGAACTTTCTTCTGAATAATCCTATCTGGTCAACATcataatcaattgttgtgtccttaTGGTTTATCATGCCATGCAACTAATCCATTTGATCTCTTTAGTTGTGGTGTATGTCATGCCTTGTATGTAGCACATGGAGTTTCATGCTTCGGTTACATCGATCTTGATAACTCAATCACAACTCCAACAGAATAGTCtatctctgtaaagaaatataatagCATAAAGAGATAGTAGTACACAATAATAAAAGACAAtcaagttttttttgaattttcaatggggggggggggggggggggttccccacctgaatatattgatCACGGCGGCTAGGCCTCCAGAGTTTTACAGAGAGAGAGCTTTTACAGACAAGACAAGATAAACATGGGCCCGAGTGGGGGGGGGACAAACAACCCGAGTGGGGGGGACAAGCCTAGTTTGCTAGGGCCACAAGCCAGGAGTCGACATGAGCCCGGTGGTCTTGTTTCAAACGCACACGCCACAGATCGGCATCCTCTCTACAGCACTGACGGGCCCTGGCCAAGGACGGCACCAGCCGCTGGAAGACCACGGCGTTGCGATGCTTCCATAGGTGCCAGCAGCACAGCATCACAAATTCCCTTTCAGAGGCGACCACATTTCTTGCCGCCCTAGCTAGGGCGTTCAGGTTGGCAGCCGATGCCCCGTCCACGCACACCCCCACTTTGTGCCAGAAACCTGCCGCGAACGGGCAGGCAAACATCAGGTGGTCTACAGTCTCGAGTACTGCATGGCACAGGGGGCAGCCAGCCTCATCGGCAGCAAGGATGCTCTTTCGAAGCAGGACGTCCCGCCTGTGGATGCGTCTCTGAACCAGCAGCCAGCAGAACACTTTGACTTTGGACGGCACTCGCGCGCCCCAGATCATAGCGGCGAAGGGGACGGTGACCCCGCCGAACCGCAAGAGGGCGTAGACCGAACTGGAGGACAACCCGTCCGCGCGCGCCCGAGCGTGGATCAGCCGACGCTCATCGGTGCCTTCACGGCGCGGCGCCTCGCCCAGCAGCCTCTGAACCTCCCGCAGTTCGCGCGAACCCACGCCCGTGCGCCTTGGGACCAGAAAGCTAGTAAGCCCGTCCCGCCTCACCTGCCACACTGTGACCTCGACCTCGACAGCGTGCGAGAGGAGAGCGGGGAAGGCCGAGGCGATTGCACCACAGGGAAGCCAGCAGTCCCACCAGAAGGAGCAGCACCTTCCATCCCCTACGTCCACCCTTGTGAGGGATCGGTAGAGCGGTAGCAGCTTGACGATGGAGGCCCGGTGCTCGCCCAGCGCCCGCTCGCCGCGCGAGAGGAGAGAGTGACCGGCCGCGCCAGCCCAGACCCACGACGCCCATCTCGGCCGCGGCGAGGCATGCAGCCGGTGTATCATCTTGAGAAGGAGACACTCATTTTGGGTGGCCAGGTCACGCACCCCCAGGCCACCTTCGGCTTTAGCGCGGCAGACCTGCCGCCACGCGACCAGGCATTGGGCACCGGAAACCCGTTCAGCGACGTTCCAGAGGAATGAGCGACGGAGCCCATCCAGAGCATGGATGACAGCAGGCGGCAGGAGAAGCGCCGCCATGGCATAGGTTGGCAGGGCGTCGAGGACGGCGTTGATGAGGACGAGCCGCCCAGCTGGCGAGAGAAGGCGAGCAGCCCAACCGGCAAGGTATTTATCCACCTTCGCGATCATGGGCAAGAAGTCGGCGAAGCGCAGTTTTTCCCACGACAGAGGCAGGCCCAAGTACGACTGTGGGAACACGCCGGCGGCGCACCCCAAGGCGGCCACCACCTGCTCCACAACGTCGGCATCGGCATGCATAGGGACGAGGGTGCTTTTGGCGAAGTTGATCACCAGCCCGGTGCCCTCTGCGAACTGGTCCAGAAGCAGCTTTAGGCGCGCCGCCCCCGCCCACACGCCCTCATGATAATCAGGGTGTCGTCGGCGTACTGAAGCACCACCGCCGGGGCGTCCGGCAGCAGGGGGTGGCGCAGCTCATCGTCGTGGCGGATGAGACGTTGAAGGACGTCGGCGACGATGATGAAGAGGTAGGGGGAAATGGGATCCCCCTGCCGTAGGCCACAGCCTACCTGGAACCACCTCCCAGACAATCGAGTTTAATGTCTAATGATATTAATATACTGCTCTTTATCAGGGAAATGAAAAAAATTAGTGTGTGAGGGTTATGGGCTCACCTGTACAGCGAATCAACGACAATGTGCAATGGATATCGTGCATGCCGACGGCGAGTGACGCGAGCAACATCACTATGGGGCCTATAAAAACTTGAGGACCATCGAAACTGACGTGACCACATAGCTGCACGGAACGAACCATGGCTGCCGCCTCATGAACGTCTCTGAAATACAGGCAATTCTTGTAAAATTGTCATGGTAACTTTAGATCATATTGCATGGCAATTCGAGCGTTTGCTAGGAAAACACTCCCAGGGAATGTTCCCCAGATATTGCGGTCCATTCAAAATCTGGTTTTATATAGACATATGTTATGTGACTTCAACTGTTTTCTGTTGTCTGGCCTGAAGCAAATGTACATCAATTGTATGAGAATACAGTGCTAGCTTGTGTTTTCTGAATCTAAGACTCTAGTAAGTACCAACTTGTAGCAGATTGATTTGCCCACAAACTATCCTTAGGGTAGCCAAAAAAGAGGTCTAAATTTTGGAACCTTCTCACTGATGCTACCAACTAGTCGAAAGTGCTTTCCTTAATACAACAGCTTATGCCTCTGACAACTCCAGATCCAGCATTAGTCAGTCAATGCGCACAGTAAGAAACGAATCCAGCACTGCTGCACACTTCTACCATCATCTCAGCGGGTGGGCGCCGGTTATCACACAGGTTGATGAGGTCCATGAGGGTGGCGTGGAGCACCTCCAGGGACAGGTACCCCAGGAACCTGCACTTCTCCGCCCAGGGGTCGTCCACCGCTGGCACCTTCCCCTCCTCCGCCGGGTGGTCCACCGTCAGGTACCACGACACGCACCCATAAGCATCGTCCGGGTCGACTTGCGCCACCAGGCCCAGTGTCGTGTCGCCGTGGTCCAGGTCAAAGTAGAGGCCTAAAAAGTCCCTCGTCACACTCACCCCCAGGACCTGCGCCTCCTCGTGGAGCCAGTTTATCACCTGGCTCGCCACCTGCAGACACATACATATATGTGCAGATGATGTGCTCTGTACACTATCATGATGAAGTAGATCTTGAAGCAACACTCCTATTGTAAAATGGAAGCATGGCAAAGATCCTAAAATGTATCAGCATATGTATTCTCTGCAGTCTGCCCTGAAGCCATACTGGAACTCAACACTTTCTACTAGTCAGACAAACTTGCATGGAGTGCAGGGACTGAACAATAAACATTGCAGCCAATCACAGGGCACTTGCATTTACTAAATTTGATCATGGTATGATCAAGTGGTTCATGCGCTTTCCAGGCACAAATGGTGCTTCACCCTTCTGAATCATAAATACTCCCAACAGTAGTAACATTGGTAAACTAATCTAGCCATGATAGAAGGATAATAACTCAAGAAGCTTCATCACAAGTTTACCTGCTGCAGAACCATCGTTGGGAGGTCCTCCAAGTCACAGCTGTAACTGTTTATCAGATACCCATCCGAGGGCTTCCTGGTCAATGATCCAGCAATGCTCGGAGAACCTTCGCCCAACAAACTTATCTGGCCATCCTTCAAGACAATCTTCATGTTGAACTGTGTCCTGGAAGATTTGTATTCAGGCTCACCATTGTCCGAAGGCTTCATGAGCCGGTCAGCAGCCAAAATAGGCTGCGGGACGCTTAGGCAGATAGACCAGGAAGAAGTTCGGGAATGCCATGTAGGAAGGGACTGCAGATGGAGATACGGAACCCTGCTAACCTGCACTAGTAAAAAGGAAGTTAGATACACCAGTCTATACCCATGGTATATATACTGCTGCATTGACGAACAGAAAAAAAATAGTAGTTATACCACACACTCCAGCTCCAGCTGCactttatttgaaaatattttatgagCAACTGTCATGCAGAAATGGCCTAGCGAGCCACACTCGTCACCTGCAGGCTCTGCAGTGTGAGCAGGACTCTGGTAGCGAACAATATTACGATATTTCTCCCTGACTTTCTTAAGAATGTTGTCATGGAACATATGTAGCAGGTAAATCTCCAGACTTTTCGGGTTAAGAAACCCTGAGGGGTTGCTTTTTAAAGGCTCCTGCTTCCCATTGGTGGTGGCTAACACAAGATTCGCCTCTGAATTAGTGTGCTCTTCATGGCCTGCCATTTCCGAGTCACTGTCCTGTCCAGAATTCGCAAGCGAAAGGCACAACAAGTTTTCCTGGCCAATGGCTAATTGGAGAAAATCCTCGCGCATTCCAGTTACGTTGACGCCTTGAGTTTGGACAAATGTCTCACGGATCATCATATCAAATACCTACAAAGGCATACACTTAGCTAAGCACAAGGTAGTATGGTAGATAAAGAATGACGAACGGAGAGGGCAAAATTTGTCACAGCAATAAATTTTCATGGAACTCTAGTTGGTCAAAAAGACAGGTATTTAATAATCAAAAGCATTTAGACAACCTGCTCCTCAAATATTGACTTGTGGATATTGCGAAGAGTGGAATGCGCTTGTTTGACAGACTTATTGACATCATCATTCTCTGAGGCATCATCTTCCGCTGCAGAAGAAGTGGTGCTTGAGACACCTTTCGTTTTGCAAGTGTAGCTTTCCACACCGCTGGCACTGTCCCCACGAAACTGAAGGCTCAAGAAACGGCACGACTTTTGTGGGACTTGTACAGACAAAGTACCCGATGAGTCCTGATCGATTGGAACGAAAGACAATGATGACAATCGGGGCATCACTTCTGTGTCCAACTGAGAAGTGTCAACTACATCAAACATGAAGCTGTTACTTCCTGGAGCATTCCCACGCTGCCTCTTAACTTTCCAGTTCTGTTGCAACCTGCCAATCCAACAACACTGGTTATAATACAAACATCACTATTTAGGTGATAGCTGAAATTCACAATTCCTGAAACAAGACAAACCTGATCAATGAGCCGTAGAACTTAGCCTCCTTCTGGAACTGCTGCTCCATCGTTTTGGCCGATTGCTTGAAGTACCGTCCCAGATGCTGAGATAGCATAACAATTAGGATCTATGGTGTAAGTTCAAACGTGAActgccttttttctttttctttctgagACGGCAAGCATGAACTACTTGAAACATCTTTCATTGCAGTTTACTTCTGCTCCCATTTTGTCTGTCTTGTACTAATTGGATACAAATGTTCTATTAGTTTCTACTGCAGATTAACAGGGGCATACCCGAAGGCGCTGGAGCTTGGTGGCGGCGGAGAGGGCCATGTCGACGAGGACTTCGTCCACTAGCGGCTTGGGTTTGGAGATGGCCGCGAAGGCCACAGTATCGTTCGCCTCGACCTGCATTGTTATCCATCCATAATAACCAGGAACATCATCGCATCCGACATACGAGGGCGTCATCAGGCCGACATGCGGACGGACAGAGATGTGGGCGGACCGTGGAGATGAGATCGAGGACGACGGTGAGCTCCTGCTGCGCCAGCTGCAGGCTCTCGTGGAGGCCCTGCCATGGCCAGGCCTTGTGGGCGACGTCCTCGGCcgccgccttcttggccttcttggcgtCCCGCTCGACGACCCAGGAGAAGTCGACGCGCGCCGCCAGCCTCTGCTCCTCGCTGCTGCCGTCCCTGCGGCCGCGTGCTCGCCGGTGAGCAGGCGATTTGGATCGAGGGAAGgggagggaagggggaggggggCTTACGGCGGGTAGTGCTCGTTGCCGGCCTCGTCGATGGCCTCGAGGCGCTTGATGGGGAGCTTGTCGAGGTCCAGCCGCAGGTCGTCGCCCATGGCCGCCATCTCTGCCCCCCTGCTCCTTGATTGATGGGGAGCGAGCGAGTGGGTTGCTGAATCGGTCGGGAGGAAGGGGGAGCAGGGGTTGGGGGACCAACGCAGCCTGACTTTGGGCTGAGCTCCCGTCCCCAGTCCAAGAGTTGTGGGTGGTAGCCGCCGGCGaggggcgcggcggccggcgggatCGGGCGACGACCGGAGTTTGCCGGCGAGCGAGGGTTTGGGGGAGCGTCTTTGTCTTGCTTGTGGctgtagtgggccggcccagttttCGCACGTTCGATGGAGTCGTACGGCTGTCCTGAGTTTATTCATTCGTTCTTCTTTTTTCTATTCtgtttatatattttgaaaatatattctaaagacatatatttcaataaattgatttagtttaaaaaataaaacgTTCATCACGCATTTATGAAACTTTCATGTAGTGTAAAAGGTTTGTTCTTGGCCTTGGGTGCAAAAAGTTGACAAAAAGGAAAAGAATCCTATGAACAAACATTCTGGGACGACTACTGGGGCGACTACAGGCGTCCCGCTCTCATCGAGCGGGGATCGCCGGCGGGTCGGTGGCCGCTTTTGGGCCCTAGCGGACTCCgatgaggatgacctggatgaggATGGGGACTCGACGCCGGCCTCTCCGTCGTCTTCGACCCCGTCCGATCTCATCTGTGAGTTCTTCCATTCGGGCTACGACGAGGATGAGGTGGCTACAACGGTCGACAAAGTCTTGCCACCCGATGATCCGGCCAGACTTGGATTGCACGCGGGAGAGAGGAAAGAAATGgttcgttgatgacccacaagtgtaggggatcaatcgtagtcctttcgataagtaagagtgtcgaacccaacgaggagcagaaggaattgataagcggttttcagtaaggttttctctgcaagcactgaaattgtaggtgatagatagttttgtgataagataaaatgataacaagtaacaagtaaataaagtaaataaattgcagcaaggtggcccaatcttttatgtagcaaaggataagcctggacaatttctaataatgaaaaaggagctcccgagaacacatgggaattatcgccaagctagttttcatcacgctcatatgattcgcgttcggtactttgataatttgatatgtgggtggaccggtgcttgggtactgcccttacttggacaagcatcccacttatgattaacccctattgcaagcatccgcaactacaaaaaaagtattaaggtaaacctaaccacaacattaaacatatgaatccaaatcagcccctaacaaagcaacgcataaactagggtttaagctgttttcactctagcaacccatcatctacttattacttccctatgcctttctctaggcccaaataatggtgaagtgtcatgtagtcgacgttcacacaacatcactagaggaaaagacaacatacatctcatcaaaatatcgaacgaataccaaattcacatgactactaatatcaagacttcacccatgtcctcaggaacaaacgtcactactcacaaagcatattcatgttcataatcagaggg
This genomic window contains:
- the LOC123156172 gene encoding mediator of RNA polymerase II transcription subunit 17; the protein is MAAMGDDLRLDLDKLPIKRLEAIDEAGNEHYPPDGSSEEQRLAARVDFSWVVERDAKKAKKAAAEDVAHKAWPWQGLHESLQLAQQELTVVLDLISTVEANDTVAFAAISKPKPLVDEVLVDMALSAATKLQRLRHLGRYFKQSAKTMEQQFQKEAKFYGSLIRLQQNWKVKRQRGNAPGSNSFMFDVVDTSQLDTEVMPRLSSLSFVPIDQDSSGTLSVQVPQKSCRFLSLQFRGDSASGVESYTCKTKGVSSTTSSAAEDDASENDDVNKSVKQAHSTLRNIHKSIFEEQVFDMMIRETFVQTQGVNVTGMREDFLQLAIGQENLLCLSLANSGQDSDSEMAGHEEHTNSEANLVLATTNGKQEPLKSNPSGFLNPKSLEIYLLHMFHDNILKKVREKYRNIVRYQSPAHTAEPAGDECGSLGHFCMTVAHKIFSNKVQLELECVVSRVPYLHLQSLPTWHSRTSSWSICLSVPQPILAADRLMKPSDNGEPEYKSSRTQFNMKIVLKDGQISLLGEGSPSIAGSLTRKPSDGYLINSYSCDLEDLPTMVLQQVASQVINWLHEEAQVLGVSVTRDFLGLYFDLDHGDTTLGLVAQVDPDDAYGCVSWYLTVDHPAEEGKVPAVDDPWAEKCRFLGYLSLEVLHATLMDLINLCDNRRPPAEMMVEVCSSAGFVSYCAH